The Austwickia sp. genome includes a region encoding these proteins:
- a CDS encoding homogentisate 1,2-dioxygenase yields the protein MPHYRQIGSIPRHRHTVHTGPAGEFRYEELMGEEGFSSNSALLYHRHVPSALVGSRTWELPDQTLTAHQPLLPRHLRPHALFAAEQAGTADAVRHRRLLLGNGDVRISYVVAGADSPLYKNAIGDELVYVERGEARVETQLGAFDVGQGDYVLIPRAVIHRWVAGAEPARLYVVEASGHIHPPKRYLSKYGQFLEHAPYCERDLRMPTEPLLVDEAGDEEGHVEVFIKHRGRGPGGVAGTVHLVPHHPFDVVGWDGCLYPYVFNIRDYMPLTGKVHQPPPAHQVFEGPGFVVCNFVPRKVDYHERAIPVPYYHSNVDSDEVMFYVEGDYEARKGSGIGQGSISLHPGGHAHGPQPGAMEASVGKDYFDETAVMVDTFRPLDLGEGGLACDDVAYAASWSGGRWVSESPEVRR from the coding sequence ATGCCGCACTATCGGCAGATCGGTTCGATCCCCCGCCACCGGCACACGGTGCACACCGGCCCCGCGGGCGAGTTCCGTTACGAGGAGCTCATGGGCGAGGAGGGGTTCTCCTCCAACTCGGCCCTCCTCTACCACCGCCACGTGCCCTCCGCCCTGGTCGGGAGCCGGACCTGGGAGCTGCCCGACCAGACGCTCACGGCCCACCAGCCGCTCCTGCCGCGGCACCTGCGTCCGCACGCCCTCTTCGCCGCCGAGCAGGCGGGCACGGCGGACGCCGTACGGCATCGTCGCCTCCTCCTCGGCAACGGGGACGTGCGGATCTCGTACGTCGTCGCCGGTGCCGACTCCCCGCTGTACAAGAACGCGATCGGGGACGAGCTCGTGTACGTCGAGCGCGGCGAGGCCCGCGTCGAGACCCAGCTGGGCGCGTTCGACGTGGGGCAGGGCGACTACGTGCTCATCCCGCGCGCCGTCATCCACCGCTGGGTGGCCGGCGCCGAGCCGGCCCGCCTGTACGTCGTGGAGGCCAGCGGCCACATCCACCCGCCGAAGCGCTACCTGAGCAAATACGGCCAGTTCCTGGAGCACGCGCCGTACTGCGAGCGGGACCTGCGCATGCCCACCGAGCCCCTCCTCGTGGACGAGGCGGGCGACGAGGAAGGCCACGTGGAGGTCTTCATCAAGCACCGCGGGCGGGGGCCGGGCGGCGTCGCCGGGACGGTCCACCTCGTGCCGCACCACCCGTTCGACGTCGTCGGCTGGGACGGCTGCCTCTATCCCTATGTGTTCAACATCCGCGACTACATGCCGCTGACGGGCAAGGTGCACCAGCCTCCGCCCGCGCACCAGGTCTTCGAGGGGCCCGGCTTCGTGGTCTGCAACTTCGTGCCCCGCAAGGTCGATTACCACGAGCGCGCTATCCCCGTCCCCTACTACCACTCCAACGTCGACTCCGACGAGGTCATGTTCTACGTCGAGGGGGACTACGAGGCCCGCAAGGGGTCCGGCATCGGGCAGGGCTCGATCAGCCTGCACCCCGGCGGCCACGCGCACGGCCCGCAGCCGGGCGCCATGGAGGCCTCGGTGGGCAAGGACTACTTCGACGAGACCGCGGTGATGGTCGACACCTTCCGCCCGCTGGACCTCGGCGAGGGCGGCCTGGCCTGCGACGACGTCGCGTACGCCGCGTCCTGGTCCGGCGGCCGCTGGGTCAGCGAGTCCCCCGAGGTGCGCCGGTGA
- a CDS encoding sugar porter family MFS transporter, with protein MSHGAPTNASAGVALPPLIAGPHQRRLDQIAVVATFGGLLFGYDTGVINGALEPMKADLGLTTVTEGAVTATLLVGAAVGALIGGRVNDNLGRKKALTIVAVIFFVGTLGGVFAPNLTIMLPSRFVLGFAVGAASVTVPVYLAELAPTERRGTLSGRNELAIVVGQMLAFIINAIIANVWGHHEGVWRYMLAVAALPAIALFVGMLKMPESPRWLIAKGRHQDALEVLMQVRPEDRARAEMAEVEHLAEEEAEAQQGGWADMALPWVRRIVITGCGLAMAQQLTGINSIMYYGTELLKEAGFSASAAILANIANGVLAVVGSAICLFFVIDRMRRRDLILRGFLATTAVHGLIVIAATLMPQGTARAYVILVLCVTFVFFMQLALNVPVWVCLSEMFPLRLRGFAMGTSILCMWLMNAALTFAFPSIVAAAGLQGIFLLFFVVGVIAIVFLWKLLPNTSGRSLEELEESFSRGDFR; from the coding sequence ATGTCCCACGGAGCACCCACGAATGCCTCGGCGGGGGTGGCCCTGCCGCCGCTGATCGCCGGGCCCCATCAGCGGCGCCTCGACCAGATCGCGGTCGTCGCGACCTTCGGCGGCCTGCTGTTCGGCTACGACACCGGCGTGATCAACGGCGCCCTGGAGCCCATGAAGGCCGACCTCGGCCTGACCACCGTGACCGAGGGCGCGGTGACGGCGACCCTGCTGGTCGGCGCCGCGGTCGGCGCGCTCATCGGCGGCCGGGTCAACGACAACCTCGGCCGCAAGAAGGCCCTCACCATCGTCGCGGTGATCTTCTTCGTCGGGACGCTCGGCGGGGTCTTCGCGCCCAACCTCACGATCATGCTGCCGTCGCGCTTCGTCCTCGGCTTCGCCGTGGGCGCCGCCTCCGTCACCGTGCCGGTCTACCTGGCCGAACTCGCGCCGACCGAGCGACGCGGCACCCTGTCCGGGCGCAACGAGCTCGCCATCGTCGTCGGTCAGATGCTGGCGTTCATCATCAACGCGATCATCGCCAACGTCTGGGGTCATCACGAGGGCGTCTGGCGCTACATGCTCGCCGTGGCGGCGCTGCCGGCCATCGCGCTGTTCGTCGGGATGCTGAAGATGCCCGAGTCGCCCCGCTGGCTGATCGCCAAGGGCCGCCACCAGGACGCCCTCGAGGTCCTCATGCAGGTCCGGCCCGAAGACCGGGCCCGGGCCGAGATGGCGGAGGTCGAGCACCTCGCGGAGGAGGAGGCCGAGGCGCAGCAGGGCGGCTGGGCCGACATGGCCCTGCCCTGGGTCCGCCGCATCGTCATCACCGGCTGTGGCCTGGCCATGGCGCAGCAGCTGACCGGCATCAACTCGATCATGTACTACGGCACGGAGCTGCTGAAGGAGGCCGGGTTCTCGGCCAGCGCGGCGATCCTCGCCAACATCGCGAACGGCGTCCTGGCCGTCGTCGGGTCCGCCATCTGCCTGTTCTTCGTCATCGACCGGATGCGGCGCCGCGACCTGATCCTGCGCGGCTTCCTCGCCACGACCGCGGTGCACGGCCTGATCGTCATCGCCGCGACCCTGATGCCGCAGGGCACCGCGCGGGCCTACGTCATCCTCGTGCTCTGCGTGACCTTCGTCTTCTTCATGCAGCTGGCGCTGAACGTGCCGGTGTGGGTGTGCCTGTCCGAGATGTTCCCGCTGCGCCTGCGTGGCTTCGCGATGGGCACCAGCATCCTGTGCATGTGGCTGATGAACGCGGCCCTGACCTTCGCGTTCCCCTCGATCGTCGCGGCGGCCGGGCTGCAGGGCATCTTCCTGCTGTTCTTCGTCGTGGGCGTCATCGCCATCGTCTTCCTGTGGAAGCTGCTGCCCAACACCAGCGGCCGCTCGCTGGAGGAGCTGGAGGAGTCGTTCTCGCGGGGTGACTTCCGCTGA
- a CDS encoding ABC transporter ATP-binding protein, with protein MTPPAAVEIRSLTKSFGDKTVLTGIDLTAPPGQILALLGSNGAGKTTLVRILSTLIPADGGSAAVDGHDVAKRPGDVRAAIRLTGQFAAVDEVLTGRENLVLIARLRRVPDPGQVAVGLLDRFDLQDAADRPVSTYSGGMRRRLDIAMSLIGDPSVLFLDEPTTGLDPQSRQEVWRMVKQLAGAGTTVLLTTQYLDEAEALADRIAILHDGRIIAHGTLAELRSLFPPAQRKYVERQPSLEEIFLAVIGHGSPAGARGGAR; from the coding sequence ATGACACCACCAGCAGCAGTGGAGATCCGCTCACTCACCAAGTCGTTCGGCGACAAGACGGTGCTCACCGGCATCGACCTGACGGCGCCGCCGGGCCAGATCCTGGCCCTGCTCGGCTCCAACGGGGCGGGCAAGACCACGCTCGTCCGCATCCTGTCCACCCTCATCCCCGCCGACGGCGGATCCGCCGCGGTCGACGGCCACGACGTGGCGAAGCGGCCCGGCGACGTCCGCGCCGCGATCCGCCTCACGGGGCAGTTCGCGGCGGTCGACGAGGTCCTGACCGGCCGCGAGAACCTGGTCCTCATCGCCCGGCTGCGGCGCGTCCCCGACCCGGGGCAGGTCGCGGTCGGGCTGCTGGACCGGTTCGACCTGCAGGACGCCGCCGACCGGCCGGTGAGCACCTACTCCGGCGGCATGCGCCGCCGGCTCGACATCGCGATGAGCCTCATCGGGGACCCGTCGGTGCTCTTCCTGGACGAACCGACCACGGGCCTGGACCCGCAGTCGCGCCAGGAGGTGTGGCGGATGGTCAAACAACTCGCCGGCGCCGGGACCACGGTGCTGCTCACCACCCAATATCTCGACGAGGCCGAGGCCCTGGCCGACCGGATCGCCATCCTGCACGACGGCCGGATCATCGCCCACGGGACGCTGGCCGAGCTGCGCAGCCTCTTCCCGCCCGCCCAGCGGAAGTACGTCGAGCGGCAGCCGAGCCTGGAGGAGATCTTCCTGGCGGTCATCGGCCACGGCTCGCCCGCGGGCGCCCGGGGAGGTGCGCGATGA
- a CDS encoding ABC transporter permease, with product MTPYVVRETGILTGRSVRHILRSPDTILTTVVTPIAMLLLFVYVFGGAIQAGGAIPGAAQDGARYVDYLLPGIHVITVASGTAYTAFRLFTDRTGGIVERFRSMPIARSAILWAHVLTSVLANAVSLLLIVGLALVMGFRSGAGPLAWLAVTGLLILVTLALSWLAVIPGLTAGSVDGVSGFSYPLIFLPFVSSAFVPTDGMPAAVRWFAERQPVTPIVDTLRNLMADRPVGTDGAVAVVWCVALLVVAVALAVLIDRRSAGGAAGQAPDVSPAGPAD from the coding sequence ATGACGCCGTACGTCGTCCGCGAGACCGGAATCCTGACGGGCCGATCGGTGCGGCACATCCTGCGCAGCCCGGACACCATCCTCACCACCGTCGTGACCCCCATCGCGATGCTGCTGCTGTTCGTCTACGTCTTCGGCGGCGCGATCCAGGCCGGCGGCGCGATCCCCGGGGCCGCGCAGGACGGGGCGCGATACGTCGACTACCTGCTTCCCGGCATCCACGTGATCACGGTGGCCTCCGGTACGGCGTACACGGCCTTTCGCCTGTTCACGGACCGCACCGGCGGCATCGTCGAGCGGTTCCGTTCGATGCCGATCGCGCGCTCGGCCATCCTGTGGGCGCACGTGCTCACGTCGGTGCTGGCCAACGCGGTCTCACTGCTGCTGATCGTCGGCCTCGCGCTGGTGATGGGCTTCCGCTCCGGGGCCGGGCCGCTGGCCTGGCTGGCCGTCACCGGCCTGCTGATCCTGGTGACCCTGGCCCTGAGCTGGCTGGCCGTGATCCCGGGGCTCACCGCCGGCTCCGTGGACGGGGTGTCCGGATTCTCCTACCCGCTGATCTTCCTGCCGTTCGTCAGCTCGGCCTTCGTGCCGACGGACGGGATGCCGGCGGCGGTCCGGTGGTTCGCCGAGCGTCAGCCGGTCACGCCGATCGTCGACACGCTGCGGAACCTGATGGCCGACCGGCCGGTCGGCACGGATGGGGCAGTTGCGGTCGTCTGGTGCGTCGCCCTCCTCGTCGTCGCCGTGGCGCTGGCCGTCCTCATCGACCGTCGTTCGGCCGGCGGCGCGGCCGGGCAGGCGCCCGACGTCAGCCCCGCCGGGCCCGCAGACTAG
- a CDS encoding MerR family transcriptional regulator produces the protein MLTISQLAAYAGVTVRAVRHYHARGLLAEPERDHSGYRNYDAAAVVELIKIRTLAEAGVPLARVRELLAADEAEFAAAVAQIDRRLRAEIRDRQRHRQRIAQLAAGDSLVLPPAVVDYLDQLRALGATEEMIAPERDAWILMAARWPERIAAMMAAKTAQLDDPRVTRMYELFRRIAAQWDDQALSVEVADLLIEEADLLHELLQEAEAAGRLDREQPFDASYTQLMDSFADDAHPVVAHLRGLIAERGWSGWTRIERRTS, from the coding sequence ATGCTGACGATCAGCCAGCTGGCGGCGTACGCGGGAGTCACGGTCCGCGCCGTCCGCCATTACCACGCCCGGGGATTGCTGGCAGAGCCGGAGCGGGACCACTCGGGCTACCGCAACTACGACGCCGCGGCCGTGGTCGAGCTCATCAAGATCCGCACCCTCGCCGAGGCCGGCGTCCCGCTGGCGCGGGTGCGCGAGCTGCTGGCGGCGGACGAGGCGGAGTTCGCGGCGGCGGTCGCGCAGATCGATCGCCGCCTGCGGGCCGAGATCCGCGACCGGCAGCGCCATCGGCAGCGGATCGCTCAGCTCGCCGCCGGGGACAGCCTCGTGCTGCCCCCGGCGGTGGTGGACTACCTGGACCAGCTCCGCGCCCTCGGGGCGACGGAGGAGATGATCGCCCCCGAGCGCGACGCCTGGATTCTGATGGCGGCCCGCTGGCCGGAGCGCATCGCCGCGATGATGGCCGCCAAGACCGCCCAGCTGGACGATCCCCGGGTCACCCGCATGTACGAGCTGTTCCGTCGCATCGCCGCCCAGTGGGACGACCAGGCACTGTCTGTCGAGGTCGCGGACCTGCTGATCGAGGAGGCCGACCTCCTGCACGAGCTCCTCCAGGAGGCCGAGGCGGCCGGTCGGCTCGACCGGGAGCAGCCTTTCGACGCGAGCTACACCCAGCTCATGGACTCCTTCGCCGACGACGCGCACCCGGTTGTGGCGCACCTGCGGGGGCTGATCGCCGAGCGCGGCTGGAGCGGATGGACCCGCATCGAGCGGCGCACCAGCTGA
- a CDS encoding DUF4386 domain-containing protein, translated as MTTSERRLALGAAGLYLLTWVTSVAAVPLYGGSSFDPGAHLAGRESVLLAAVLEVVLAVAVVGTALALYPLLRRHGRGAALGYVALRTLEATVILVGVLAILPAVARPASTAAPGLEPAVVSGFHLLHDWTFLVGPGLINPVNAAVLATLLLRRRLVAPFIPVLGLVGASLVAGMNLVVLFGLGSPQPALAIPLFAWEICLATYLALRGLRSPADERLPHDRAMLAPASTRPAVRTH; from the coding sequence ATGACCACCTCTGAACGGCGCCTGGCGCTCGGCGCGGCCGGGCTCTACCTCCTCACCTGGGTGACCTCGGTCGCCGCGGTCCCCCTGTACGGCGGATCGTCGTTCGACCCCGGGGCGCACTTGGCCGGACGCGAATCCGTGCTGCTCGCGGCCGTGCTGGAGGTGGTACTGGCGGTCGCGGTGGTGGGCACCGCACTGGCGCTCTACCCGTTGCTGCGGCGTCACGGCCGGGGCGCAGCCTTGGGTTATGTCGCCCTACGGACCCTGGAGGCCACCGTCATCCTGGTGGGGGTGCTCGCGATCCTGCCGGCCGTGGCCCGGCCGGCCAGCACCGCCGCCCCCGGGCTCGAGCCCGCCGTGGTGAGCGGCTTCCACCTGCTGCACGACTGGACCTTCCTGGTCGGCCCGGGCCTGATCAACCCGGTCAACGCCGCCGTGTTGGCCACGCTCCTTCTGCGCCGCCGGCTGGTCGCGCCGTTCATCCCGGTGCTCGGCCTGGTCGGTGCCTCGCTCGTGGCGGGCATGAATCTCGTCGTCCTGTTCGGGCTCGGGAGCCCGCAGCCGGCCCTCGCGATTCCGCTGTTCGCCTGGGAGATCTGCCTGGCCACCTACCTGGCGCTGCGCGGGCTCCGATCACCGGCCGACGAGCGCCTGCCGCACGACCGAGCGATGCTAGCTCCCGCTAGCACCCGGCCAGCGGTACGGACGCACTGA
- a CDS encoding TetR/AcrR family transcriptional regulator: MRKGTPQGLTSAPEAPSPAAPDAALAAASQRPPRERRERLSRAKVLRAGIELADAEGLDAVTMRQLADRLGVVPMALYKHVADKEDLIDGLVDTLIEAIPPAPAQPAERYADAVRESLLAARAELRRHPWARRAIETRTARTPAVLGHMERISALFLGAGFSPDLTHHVMHLLGNRIWGFSPELFPGAPAASSSAAAGPGADAAGGAADQGRVARRRTAVAPDPAHYPAIVAIAADARARRPDAVGCDEDFEFGFALDVLLDGIDRLHRAGWSSAM; this comes from the coding sequence ATGCGGAAAGGCACCCCGCAGGGCCTCACCTCCGCTCCCGAAGCCCCTTCTCCTGCGGCTCCCGATGCCGCCCTCGCGGCCGCCTCCCAGCGGCCGCCGCGGGAGCGGCGGGAGCGGCTGTCCCGCGCGAAGGTCCTGCGGGCAGGGATCGAGCTCGCCGACGCCGAGGGGCTGGACGCGGTCACCATGCGGCAGCTGGCCGACCGGCTGGGGGTGGTGCCGATGGCGCTGTACAAGCACGTGGCCGACAAGGAGGACCTGATCGACGGCCTGGTGGACACCCTCATCGAGGCGATCCCACCGGCACCGGCCCAGCCGGCCGAGCGATACGCCGACGCCGTCCGGGAAAGTCTGCTCGCGGCGCGCGCGGAGTTGCGGCGGCACCCGTGGGCGCGGCGGGCCATCGAGACCAGGACGGCGCGAACCCCGGCCGTGCTGGGTCACATGGAGCGGATCAGTGCGCTGTTTCTGGGCGCCGGGTTCTCTCCGGACTTGACCCACCACGTCATGCACCTGCTGGGCAACCGGATCTGGGGGTTCAGCCCCGAGCTTTTCCCGGGCGCGCCCGCGGCCTCGTCATCCGCTGCGGCCGGACCGGGCGCGGACGCCGCCGGTGGCGCGGCTGACCAGGGCCGCGTCGCCCGTCGCCGTACCGCTGTCGCTCCCGACCCGGCGCACTACCCGGCCATCGTCGCGATCGCCGCCGACGCCCGAGCGCGGCGCCCCGATGCGGTCGGCTGCGACGAGGACTTCGAATTCGGCTTCGCCCTCGACGTCCTGCTGGACGGCATCGACCGGCTGCACCGAGCGGGGTGGTCCTCCGCGATGTGA
- a CDS encoding alpha/beta hydrolase fold domain-containing protein: protein MPSWSARAAAGLLRALNARRVWADPAEAENHLRTLATRPLRYAPPKRLLRSDVTVEAGRFAGWPVYTLRPKSAPPTGVLVYAHGGGWVHEIHALHWRFVAQVVTQAQVAAVVPIYPLAPFGTAGQVVPVVADLAEQASAEYGPLVLAGDSAGGQIALSTALRRRDAGRAPAALTVLIAPAVDARLDNPEIAEVARLDPWLAVEGTRVFAEAWRGDLSLSDPMVSPIEGDMTGLGPVVITCGTLDIVVPDVRLLVAKLRAADVPVTYREAPDLVHAYPLLPITEGRLAREVIAGQIHAALRRASAASP from the coding sequence ATGCCGAGCTGGTCCGCACGAGCCGCGGCCGGATTGCTGCGGGCGCTGAACGCCCGGCGGGTCTGGGCCGACCCGGCCGAGGCCGAGAATCACCTGCGCACGCTGGCCACTCGCCCGCTGCGCTACGCCCCGCCGAAGCGCCTGCTGCGCTCGGACGTCACGGTGGAGGCGGGCCGGTTCGCCGGCTGGCCGGTGTACACGCTGCGTCCCAAGTCGGCCCCGCCCACGGGCGTGCTGGTCTACGCCCACGGCGGCGGCTGGGTGCACGAGATCCATGCGCTGCACTGGCGATTCGTGGCCCAGGTGGTCACCCAGGCGCAGGTCGCTGCCGTGGTGCCCATCTATCCGCTCGCGCCGTTCGGCACGGCGGGCCAGGTCGTCCCCGTCGTCGCCGACCTCGCCGAACAGGCCAGCGCCGAGTACGGGCCGCTGGTCCTCGCGGGGGACTCCGCCGGCGGGCAGATCGCCTTGTCCACGGCGCTGCGGCGCCGCGACGCGGGACGGGCCCCGGCGGCCCTGACCGTCCTCATCGCCCCCGCCGTCGACGCGCGGCTCGACAACCCCGAGATCGCCGAGGTCGCCCGCCTCGATCCGTGGCTGGCGGTGGAGGGCACCCGGGTCTTCGCGGAGGCGTGGCGCGGCGACCTGAGTCTGAGCGATCCGATGGTCAGCCCCATCGAGGGGGACATGACCGGCCTGGGCCCGGTGGTGATCACCTGCGGCACCCTCGACATCGTGGTCCCCGACGTGCGGCTGCTGGTCGCGAAGCTCCGCGCGGCCGACGTCCCGGTCACCTACCGCGAGGCCCCCGACCTCGTGCACGCCTACCCGCTGTTGCCGATCACGGAGGGCCGCCTGGCCCGTGAGGTGATCGCCGGGCAGATCCACGCCGCCCTACGCCGTGCGAGCGCCGCTTCCCCCTGA
- a CDS encoding UDP-N-acetylglucosamine pyrophosphorylase: MPDSSLPDDLAPRGLATVRSLIAKGVTIPNPLSLDIGDDVDVDRISGDGVVVHPGCRIHGAKTVVSAGVVLGREGPVTVENCRLGPKVQLKGGYAANAVFLQGASMGLGHHVREGCLLEEEANGAHCVGLKQTILLPFVTLGSLINFCDALMAGGTSRSDHSEVGSSYIHFNFTPSGDKTTPSLFGDVPRGVMMRERPIFLGGQGGAVGPVRTAYGSVVAAGSILRSDVRTEDTLTVVGGMQSLSQAFEPDSYRNLTTLLAKNLRYLANLDALEQWYRHVRRPFFAAQPLGELVYEGALEMLALARAERVARLRKLAGRLPQVNDAQRTFVAQADAVAAIFGTASPAPDRGLVAALAAEAERGVAYLDAVRALRSEDVALGVGWLSEVVESQYGRATALLPAVARLPMG; this comes from the coding sequence ATGCCGGATTCCAGCCTGCCCGACGATCTGGCTCCGCGGGGCCTAGCCACGGTGCGGTCCCTCATCGCCAAGGGCGTCACCATCCCGAACCCGCTGAGCCTCGACATCGGCGACGACGTGGACGTCGACCGGATCAGCGGCGACGGCGTGGTCGTCCACCCCGGCTGCCGCATCCACGGCGCCAAGACGGTCGTCTCGGCGGGCGTGGTGCTCGGCCGCGAGGGACCGGTCACGGTCGAGAACTGCCGGCTGGGTCCGAAGGTGCAGCTCAAGGGCGGGTACGCCGCCAACGCCGTCTTCCTGCAGGGCGCCTCCATGGGCCTGGGCCACCACGTCCGGGAGGGCTGCCTGCTGGAGGAGGAGGCCAACGGGGCCCACTGCGTCGGACTGAAGCAGACGATCCTGCTGCCCTTCGTGACGCTGGGTAGCCTCATCAACTTCTGCGACGCCCTGATGGCCGGCGGCACGAGCCGCAGCGACCACAGCGAGGTCGGCTCCAGCTACATCCACTTCAACTTCACGCCCAGCGGCGACAAGACGACGCCGTCGCTGTTCGGGGACGTGCCGCGCGGGGTCATGATGCGGGAGCGGCCGATCTTCCTCGGCGGGCAGGGCGGCGCGGTGGGGCCGGTGCGCACGGCGTACGGCTCCGTGGTGGCCGCGGGATCGATCCTGCGCAGCGACGTGCGCACCGAGGACACCCTGACCGTCGTCGGCGGGATGCAGTCCCTGTCGCAGGCGTTCGAGCCGGACAGCTACCGCAATCTCACGACGCTGCTGGCCAAGAACCTGCGCTATCTGGCCAACCTCGACGCGCTGGAGCAGTGGTACCGCCACGTGCGCCGGCCCTTCTTCGCCGCCCAGCCGCTGGGCGAGCTGGTCTACGAGGGTGCCCTGGAGATGCTCGCGCTCGCGCGCGCGGAGCGGGTGGCCCGGCTCCGCAAGCTTGCCGGCCGGTTGCCGCAGGTCAACGACGCGCAGCGCACCTTCGTCGCGCAGGCGGACGCTGTGGCGGCGATCTTCGGTACGGCGTCGCCGGCGCCCGATCGGGGCCTGGTGGCGGCGCTGGCCGCCGAGGCCGAGCGCGGCGTTGCCTATCTCGACGCGGTGCGGGCCCTGCGCTCGGAGGACGTGGCGCTCGGCGTGGGCTGGCTGTCCGAGGTGGTGGAGAGCCAGTACGGCCGGGCGACCGCGCTGCTGCCGGCGGTGGCCCGACTCCCGATGGGCTGA
- a CDS encoding sugar porter family MFS transporter, translating to MKPLVIRSALVASLGGLIFGFDTAVISGTTDSLKRVFELDDGGLGFTVTTALLGTIVGALTAGKPADRYGRRTMLFVIGVLYVIGALGSALTGSHVLFMIARFLGGVGVGAASVCAPIYTAEVAPPAVRGRLVGLVQFNIVLGILLAYLSNTIIRQAIGGDDAWRWMFGVMAVPAVIFLGLLFGVPETPRWLMSVGRREQAEAISRRLCSTEEESRQQISEIHESLEAQKDQESVAFFTKPHAKVIMLAFMIAMFNQMSGINAILYYAPVVMEKAGASTDSAFLMSVAVGFMNLIATMAALTVIDRIGRRSLMLVGSIGYILSLGFLAGVMFAYDGHYDSTSSILVLVGLLAFIASHAFGQGSVIWVFISEIFPNRIRGRGQSLGSLTHWVFAAVTSWAFPPIVGALGGGVAFSIFAVFMVGQLLWVLKVMPETKGVPLEEMERKLGLVHDPAAAAHPGSRA from the coding sequence ATGAAGCCCCTCGTCATTCGCAGCGCGCTCGTCGCGTCGCTCGGCGGTCTGATCTTCGGATTCGACACGGCCGTGATCTCCGGCACCACCGATTCCCTCAAGCGCGTGTTCGAACTCGACGACGGCGGACTCGGCTTCACGGTGACGACCGCGCTCCTCGGCACCATCGTCGGGGCGCTCACCGCGGGCAAGCCGGCCGACCGCTACGGCCGCCGCACGATGCTCTTCGTCATCGGCGTCCTGTATGTCATCGGCGCCCTCGGCTCGGCCCTGACGGGCAGCCACGTCCTCTTCATGATCGCCCGATTCCTCGGCGGGGTCGGTGTCGGCGCCGCATCGGTCTGCGCGCCGATCTACACCGCGGAGGTCGCCCCACCCGCCGTACGCGGTCGCCTGGTCGGGCTCGTGCAGTTCAACATCGTCCTCGGCATCCTGCTGGCCTACCTGTCGAACACGATCATCCGCCAGGCCATCGGCGGCGACGACGCGTGGCGCTGGATGTTCGGCGTGATGGCCGTCCCGGCCGTCATCTTCCTGGGGCTGCTGTTCGGGGTGCCCGAGACGCCGCGCTGGCTGATGTCCGTGGGCCGTCGCGAGCAGGCCGAGGCCATCTCCCGCCGGCTGTGCAGCACGGAGGAGGAGAGCCGCCAGCAGATCAGCGAGATCCACGAGTCGCTGGAGGCGCAGAAGGACCAAGAGTCGGTGGCGTTCTTCACCAAGCCGCACGCGAAGGTCATCATGCTCGCCTTCATGATCGCGATGTTCAACCAGATGTCGGGCATCAACGCGATCCTCTACTACGCCCCCGTCGTCATGGAGAAGGCCGGCGCCTCGACGGACTCGGCGTTCCTCATGAGCGTCGCCGTCGGCTTCATGAACCTCATCGCGACCATGGCCGCCCTGACCGTCATCGACCGCATCGGGCGCCGCTCCCTCATGCTCGTCGGCTCGATCGGCTACATCCTGTCGCTGGGCTTCCTCGCCGGCGTCATGTTCGCCTACGACGGGCACTACGACAGCACGTCCTCGATCCTCGTCCTGGTGGGCCTGCTCGCCTTCATCGCCAGCCACGCCTTCGGCCAGGGCTCGGTGATCTGGGTGTTTATCTCGGAGATCTTCCCGAACCGGATCCGCGGGCGCGGCCAGAGCCTCGGCTCGCTGACGCACTGGGTCTTCGCGGCGGTCACCTCCTGGGCCTTCCCACCGATCGTCGGGGCCCTGGGCGGCGGCGTCGCTTTCTCGATCTTCGCCGTGTTCATGGTCGGCCAGCTCCTCTGGGTGCTGAAGGTGATGCCCGAGACCAAGGGCGTCCCGTTGGAGGAGATGGAACGCAAGCTCGGGCTCGTCCACGACCCCGCCGCCGCGGCTCACCCGGGGAGCCGGGCATGA